From the Manis javanica isolate MJ-LG chromosome 11, MJ_LKY, whole genome shotgun sequence genome, one window contains:
- the CHIT1 gene encoding chitotriosidase-1 isoform X1 yields the protein MMPQHQGGSAAKLVCYFTNWSQYRQEPARFMPKDVNPSLCTHLIYAFAGMTNHQLSTIEWNDEKLYAEFNALKKMNPKLKTLLAVGGWNFGTQKFTDMVATAGNRQTFVNSAIGFLRKHGFDGLDLDWEHPGSRGSPPSDKQHFTALVQDLANAFRQEAQASGKERLLLSAAVPGGRQYIEAGYEVDKIAQNLDFMSLMAYDLHGSWEKTTGHNSPLYKRQGESGAAAEFNVDFAVQQWLQKGAPANKLILGMPTYGRSFTLASSDSGVGAPATGPGAPGPFTKEAGVLSYYEVCSWKEAAKHRIEEQKAPYAVQGNQWVGFDDVESFKTKVNYLKQKGLGGAMVWSLDMDDFKGLFCNQGQYPLIKTLQTELNI from the exons ATGATGCCCCAGCACCAAGGTG GATCTGCTGCAAAACTGGTCTGCTACTTCACCAACTGGTCCCAGTACAGACAGGAGCCTGCCCGCTTCATGCCTAAGGACGTGAACCCCAGTCTGTGCACCCATCTCATCTATGCCTTTGCCGGCATGACCAACCACCAGCTCAGCACCATAGAGTGGAATGATGAGAAGCTCTACGCGGAGTTCAATGCCCTGAAGAAGAT GAATCCCAAGCTGAAGACACTACTGGCTGTTGGGGGCTGGAACTTCGGCACGCAGAA GTTCACAGACATGGTGGCCACAGCCGGCAATCGGCAGACCTTTGTCAACTCAGCCATTGGGTTTCTGCGCAAACATGGCTTTGACGGCCTTGACCTTGACTGGGAGCACCCAGGAAGCCGGGGAAGCCCTCCCTCCGACAAGCAGCACTTCACAGCCCTGGTGCAG GACCTGGCCAACGCCTTCCGGCAGGAAGCCCAAGCCTCGGGGAAGGAACGCCTCCTTCTGAGCGCAGCTGTCCCAGGAGGGCGACAGTACATAGAGGCTGGATATGAGGTGGACAAAATTGCTCA GAACCTGGATTTCATGAGCCTTATGGCCTATGACCTCCACGGCTCTTGGGAGAAGACAACAGGACATAACAGCCCGCTCTacaagaggcagggagagagtgggGCAGCGGCCGAATTCAATGTG GACTTTGCTGTGCAACAGTGGCTGCAGAAGGGGGCCCCTGCCAACAAACTGATCCTTGGCATGCCCACCTACGGACGATCCTTCACCCTGGCCTCATCTGACAGTGGAGTGGGGGCCCCAGCCACAGGGCCCGGAGCCCCTGGCCCCTTCACCAAAGAGGCAGGAGTGCTGTCTTACTATGAG GTCTGCTCCTGGAAGGAGGCCGCTAAACACAGAATCGAGGAGCAAAAGGCGCCCTATGCCGTCCAGGGCAACCAGTGGGTGGGCTTTGATGATGTGGAGAGCTTCAAAACAAAG GTCAACTacctgaagcagaagggcctgggcgGGGCCATGGTGTGGTCACTGGACATGGACGACTTCAAGGGCCTCTTCTGTAATCAGGGCCAGTACCCCCTCATCAAGACACTGCAGACGGAGCTGA atatttaA
- the CHIT1 gene encoding chitotriosidase-1 isoform X2, whose amino-acid sequence MMPQHQGGSAAKLVCYFTNWSQYRQEPARFMPKDVNPSLCTHLIYAFAGMTNHQLSTIEWNDEKLYAEFNALKKMNPKLKTLLAVGGWNFGTQKFTDMVATAGNRQTFVNSAIGFLRKHGFDGLDLDWEHPGSRGSPPSDKQHFTALVQDLANAFRQEAQASGKERLLLSAAVPGGRQYIEAGYEVDKIAQNLDFMSLMAYDLHGSWEKTTGHNSPLYKRQGESGAAAEFNVDFAVQQWLQKGAPANKLILGMPTYGRSFTLASSDSGVGAPATGPGAPGPFTKEAGVLSYYEVCSWKEAAKHRIEEQKAPYAVQGNQWVGFDDVESFKTKVNYLKQKGLGGAMVWSLDMDDFKGLFCNQGQYPLIKTLQTELSPSHAASGVPEPGGPTAGQPSEPEHSPGLDKNPFCQGKADGLYGNSQDASATPSGWRCWAGAAAIAKLPEEPGAQGPLQMLHLGLNPQGTPSPSP is encoded by the exons ATGATGCCCCAGCACCAAGGTG GATCTGCTGCAAAACTGGTCTGCTACTTCACCAACTGGTCCCAGTACAGACAGGAGCCTGCCCGCTTCATGCCTAAGGACGTGAACCCCAGTCTGTGCACCCATCTCATCTATGCCTTTGCCGGCATGACCAACCACCAGCTCAGCACCATAGAGTGGAATGATGAGAAGCTCTACGCGGAGTTCAATGCCCTGAAGAAGAT GAATCCCAAGCTGAAGACACTACTGGCTGTTGGGGGCTGGAACTTCGGCACGCAGAA GTTCACAGACATGGTGGCCACAGCCGGCAATCGGCAGACCTTTGTCAACTCAGCCATTGGGTTTCTGCGCAAACATGGCTTTGACGGCCTTGACCTTGACTGGGAGCACCCAGGAAGCCGGGGAAGCCCTCCCTCCGACAAGCAGCACTTCACAGCCCTGGTGCAG GACCTGGCCAACGCCTTCCGGCAGGAAGCCCAAGCCTCGGGGAAGGAACGCCTCCTTCTGAGCGCAGCTGTCCCAGGAGGGCGACAGTACATAGAGGCTGGATATGAGGTGGACAAAATTGCTCA GAACCTGGATTTCATGAGCCTTATGGCCTATGACCTCCACGGCTCTTGGGAGAAGACAACAGGACATAACAGCCCGCTCTacaagaggcagggagagagtgggGCAGCGGCCGAATTCAATGTG GACTTTGCTGTGCAACAGTGGCTGCAGAAGGGGGCCCCTGCCAACAAACTGATCCTTGGCATGCCCACCTACGGACGATCCTTCACCCTGGCCTCATCTGACAGTGGAGTGGGGGCCCCAGCCACAGGGCCCGGAGCCCCTGGCCCCTTCACCAAAGAGGCAGGAGTGCTGTCTTACTATGAG GTCTGCTCCTGGAAGGAGGCCGCTAAACACAGAATCGAGGAGCAAAAGGCGCCCTATGCCGTCCAGGGCAACCAGTGGGTGGGCTTTGATGATGTGGAGAGCTTCAAAACAAAG GTCAACTacctgaagcagaagggcctgggcgGGGCCATGGTGTGGTCACTGGACATGGACGACTTCAAGGGCCTCTTCTGTAATCAGGGCCAGTACCCCCTCATCAAGACACTGCAGACGGAGCTGA GCCCTTCACATGCGGCTTCAGGCGTCCCAGAGCCTGGAGGCCCCACAGCGGGCCAGCCCTCTGAACCTGAGCACAGCCCTGGCTTGGATAAGAACCCCTTCTGCCAGGGTAAAGCTGATGGGCTGTATGGCAACAGTCAGGATGCCTCGGCTACTCCCTCTGGGTGGCGGTGCTGGGCAGGGGCGGCCGCTATTGCAAAACTGCCTGAAGAGCCTGGTGCTCAGGGCCCCCTGCAAATGCTGCACCTGGGGCTGAATCCCCAaggcacccccagccccagtcccTAG